The genome window ACTGATGTTTGACGGACATGAGCAGCATCTTTTTCCTTAGATTTCAACGTTAATGGAATTGACGGGGCTTGTGGCATTGGGCTATCTGAGAAAGTGCGAGGTCTCTTCAGCACAGAAGTTGGAGAGGATGGGAGAGGAGTTGTCAGAGGTCTATCTCTAAGGAAGCGGGACTTCTTAGAAGAAGATTGAGGAGACAGTTGTGTTGCAGCTATGGGTGACTGCTGTGGGACAGGCTCTGTAGATCCAGCATCTTTGCCAGTGCTCTGAGGTTCACCAGTCTCACTCTCGTCTGGCTTCTCTGTTGGACGTTCCAGAGAAGCAGCATGGGGCACTGGATAGGAAAGACCACCGATATCACGACCACGCTTCAACAGAGGAAGAcaactttctctttctttctcccgtTCCTCCTCTTTTTCATGTTTCAAAGCCGTTTCTTTTTCCTCCTGGACTCTTTTTTGCTCTTCTTTTAAAGCCCTCTcctgctcttctctctctttttccaaaGCTAGCTCTCGCTCTTCCTCTGCTTTCTTTTTCTCAATTCTGTCTTGCTCTTGCCTTTTGCGTTCGAGAGCAGCTTCTCTTTCATGCCGTTCTCTTTCCAAAGCCTTCTCTTTCTCCAGCCTTTCCTGTTCTTTGGCCCTCTCCATTTCTTGTCTCTCTTTCTCCAAAGCAGTTTCCCTTTCCAGTCTCTCTTTCTCCAAAGCTTGCTCTCTTTCTTGCTTTTCTTTCTCCTGCCTCTCCCTCTCTAGAGCTTGTTCTTTTTCCTGCCTCTCTCGTTCCTGCCTTTCCTTCTCAAGACGCTCTCTTTCCAATCGCTCTCTCTCTAAAACTTGTTCTCGTTCTTGTCTTTCCTTCTCAAGACGCTCTCTTTCCAATCGCTCCCGCTCTAAAGCTTGTTCTCTATCTAGTCTTTCTTTCTCAAGTCTCTCCCTCTCTAACGCTTGTTCTCGTTCTTGTCTTTCCTTCTCAAGCCGCTCTCTCTCCAATCTCTCCCTCTCTAGAGCTTGTTCTCTTTCTAGTCTTTCTTTCTCAAGCTGCTCTCTTTCCAATCTCTCCCTCTCTAGAACTTGTTCTCGTTCTTGTCTTTCCTTCTCAAGCCGCTCTCTCTCCAATCTCTCCCTCTCTAGCGCTTGTTCTCGTTCTTGTCTTTCCTTCTCAAGCCGCTCTCTCTCCAATCTCTCCCTCTCTAGAGCTTGTTCTCTTTCTAGTCTTTCCTTCTCAAGCCGCTCTCTCTCCAATCTCTCCCTCTCTAGAACTTGTTCTCGTTCTTGTCTTTCTTTCTCAAGTCTTTCTTTCTCGAGTCTCTCCCTCTCTAAGGCTTGTTCTCGTTCTTGTCTTTCTTTCTCCAGCCTCTCTCTCTCCAATCTCTCCCGCTCTAAAGCttcctgcctctctctctccagtCGCTCCTTTTTTTGCCTCTCtcgttccagagcttgttctctCTCGaatcgttctctctctctttccaaagCTTGTTCTCTTTCAAGCTTCTCTTTCTCTTCCCTCGCCTGCTGTAAGGCCTTTTCTTTCTCTACCCTTTCTCGCTGTAAAGCCCTCTCACGTTTCAGAGCTTCTTCTTGTTCCTGTCTTTCCCGTTCCAAAACTTGTGCTCGCTCTTCTTCCAATGCCTTCTCCTTTTCTAGGGCTTTCAGCTGTCTCTGTTGTTCTCGTGGTCTTtccctctttttgttttcttgcTCCCATAAAAGATGGCTACTCTCAACCTGCTTCGTTCCATCACTCTTTTCCACCATCACTGACCTAACAACACCAACACCTTGGTTGGAGATCACTGAACTAGGGTATGACAAAACTGAAGCTGCATTAGCAGTGTGCATAATTGCAGACACAACCCCCTCATGGTGGCTTCTCTGTCCATCCATTCCCTCCCTATCATGCTTTCCTGCCCCAGAGAAAGCTCCCTCAGACTCCATCTTGCGTGCCAGTAAGGTCAGTGGGCCTGGTCTGCGTTCTGTGGAGTCGCCTGCTGGTTCAGGGCTACTGCTACGACTGTCACTACTTGAACTACCAGAGCTTGAAGAACTAGATATGCGCTGCCTAGACGGGGACTCTCCAGGACTAGGTGGGCTCTGTTTAGGTGTGTCTGGGAGTGGAAAAGAGAGTTCAGGAGGAGGGGATGGAGGAGGAGTGGGCTGTCTGAGCTGCTGTGAAAGTAAAGGTATGTGTTGGGGGGGtggctgctgctgttgctgtgaGCTACCAGATCTTTCCCTCACCGGTTGGCTTTTTGGAGGCTGTGCTCGACGGCTCCGTTGAACATTGGCGTTCCACTCCTCCTCATCGTCATCATTGTCATCCCCGCCTTCACCGTCATCACTGTCAGCTGGTACATGGCTTGAAGTTGGTCCTCTTTCATCAACAACACGCACAGATAAAGAGGCTATTGCGCTAGGCTTGGCAGGTGTGGAGGGGGACGGCTGCCCAGGGGTTTCTTTTTCTGTGAGCTCAACACTCTCACTCCCAGTCACCCCAAATCCCCCAGACACTGCTGTACCTCCTTTGTGTTGGTCAGCTAATGAGGGAGCAACATCCTGGTGGAAATATATGTGTTGGACACAGAAGGTAAGTTCAGAACCCAAAAAGGGCTTTGTTTTTAATCCAAAGTAAACAAAATCTGGAGAATATTTAACCTTACCTTGcataattaaaaactgaaatacacATTTTGTAAGAATTTGTGGCCAAGACAAGAATAAACACTGTAGCAGCAGGGGATTGATAATATTTCTAACCTGGTTAGGGGCAGCACAAATACTGTCATTTGCCTCTGTGTGGTCTTCATGGTCtgttccttaaaaataaaaacaaataacataaaCCATAACAACATATGTTTACAGACTAAACAGCACTTTAATTTAAAAGTTCGAAAAGCTagtatttcataattaaaaacagtatgtacattttttacatatctattttgtataaatatatctatatatctatgttACATTTTAACAACTAAAATTGTTATATACAACTTCATAATTCCCATCTTTTCAATCAATCATTTTCATAGTACACTGATTTTAATGGTCTCTGGAAAACCAACTACTTTAAGTATAGAGTAAAATTCTAGGAGATATATCAAAGGAAAAAGTTCTTTCATCATCATTCAATAAAACCATTTgtaataaattacacaaaaactAGCATATGTTGAGAGTACTTGTAATTTATCAGTGTTTCCATATTTCTCCTTTACCATCATTTATACAAGGATGCAGCATTTTTGCTGGTTAACAGCATCACACACATGCAGCttcaaaaaaagaatagaaaaaccACTCACACTGGTACAAGTTAAGTTTATTTGCACTATTATCAGATACTCACCATCAGTTTCAGCTGCCTCCCGTGCTTCTCTCTCCAACCGCTGCCTGAGAAGCTCTTGCTGTTTGGCCAGGTACTGTTTAATGAAGCTGTTCTGACTCATTTCCTCCCCAatctaaataaacacacatttaatccaaaatgttatttttttttttttgagcagttaATCCATCCACACAAGAACAAACAGTAAGATGCTTGTTCATACTGTAAAACATTGCAGTTCAGCTCACCCGGGAGTTAGGTTGCAGGCCAATATGTTGAGTTGAGGTTTTCTGAAGGTTCTCCAACATGAGAGCCTGTTGCACGAGGAATGACAGGAGCACATACTTAATTATCTACACCAAATACTTGTGCACACCTCACAGCAAAGGTAACAAGTATAAGTACTTGGACAACACACAGTGTTGATTAGAGTACATAATAGACACATACATAAGAAATCatcattcattaatatttaaagtgTGTATGTATCAGAGTGAATGATCAAATAAGGAAAAAATAAGTATAGATATAAAAAGCATGCACTTATTTATGAATCATTATTAAAACACACATATGGATTATTTCTGATAATTTTCAATTATATATGAAACAAGCAAGTTCACGAAATAAGAACAAGACGGTGATAGACGGAGATTTGTTTACATCCGTTCAGTAACAGCAACTTCAGATCAAACTTCAAAGCATCTGCGgcacatcaatcaatcaaatccTCCCACCGACGCAAAGCAACAGCGATACGACTTCAGTGTTTATTAAAAAAGCACATGTCGTTCACGCAGTAAGAGATGTTTAATCTTGCAATAACTTAATATTTCATAGTTTTTAGTAAGCGCGTCCCCGTATCATAAACCCCCACCCCCCTAACACCTTATGCACTAACAAAGCGCGAGCCCGCCGATAACTTCACAGCTCACGTCCATCCAGATATTTGTAAACACAAACCGCATAGTCCTGAACTCTCTTGCGACCTCCCTAAACTCGCATGCATGGAAAATAAACGGCGCTTTTGCACGCCACACACATAAATAGGCAACAGCGGGATGACATTATAACACACTAACAAACTGGATGAGCACCCCAGCTAGTGCGCGCTAGCAGTTAGCGAGAGACCACCGACGCTCGGCCTCCGAATCACGGTCCTCGGACTCTGCGGAGACGAGAAAACAGCAACTTCCACTCACCCCTTTAAGCCTCTTGATGAGTGCATTCTTCTGTCCGCTTTTTGGAAGCCCTCTTTCTTCCAATGCCGCTTTCAAATCCGCCACCCGGAGCGAATGCAGCGGCCTCCCGTCCAGTGTAACGTCTTCGAGGTCCGCCATCTTGATTCCCTTCGCTCGTTCTGTGGCTCACGAGGACCGCAACGCCTTCCCCACCGACGTCAGCGCGCCACGAGCGCTTCCGGAAAAGGGGGAGTGGAATGAGTGGAAGCACAGAGAGAACCTCAAAGTTGTTGTTTGGTGTTTTACAAAGTAACAGTCAGTAACCATGAATCAATATGCTTAAACCACGCTGGACATGATTGAATTGCTTCTTGTAAGTTTCCAGTTCAACATAAAACAATTGCAAAGGCAAAGAAAGATGCCATTAAAACCGTTATTAACATcttgttttgcatttatattcTGGATATATTCTTGCATATAATATGTGTAATCATTAAGATTTATACTGAAATTAGTCCTCCAATATTACCGTTTGTATTTTAATctccaggcaatctacctcatgaaatGTTTCCTCAATAATATATGttacttaatataatatatactgaaATTAGTCAACCATTGTTTTGCCCATCACGGTCTAAATTGGTCTAAACACAACAGTTTCCTCTATAGTGTGAAAATCGtgttttttattcttaaaaagaaaaaaattcaatatGGAATTTTTAAAATTCTGCATACAAATTCATTTCAGCACATCGGTTTCCGTTCTAGTAAATCAGTTTTTAAAAACCATCTTAAAATCAATTCATTTCGCAATCAATCCTATCTAATCAGAACAATCCTTGCTATGTTTAGCCTATGTGTGAATCAGACGTGTACCGGCTCTCGCTGAGTCGTTGACTCGACTGATTCAGTTCATTTCATTAACGAATCATCCAGTCTCATTCGTGAGCAAGACGTTTAGATCTGGTTTGTGAACACTGTGAAAAGATCCGATCAAAAGAAAGATTCATTCACGAATGAACCATCGCTAATATGCAGAGCCAGGGGGTCTGTATCAGACTCGGAGCCGATGCAAGCGGTTTACTCAGCACAGCTTCACGGCTCGCTTTGAGCTTCACGGCTCAGTCGAGATTATTTCCCATCTGGTAACCGACGTAGAAAGTATCTACATGCTGTTTTCGACGAAAGGCGACAAGTCCAACTAAGAAAAGGGTATTGTTTTCTTTAGAATGACATTTTgagtgaaataatatttaaaaatggagGTTACTCGTTTGTTTTGGTCAGCTAGCTGTCTGACGTTAGCATGCATAGTGTGTCATAACAAGGAAGTAATATATACGTGTAAATACGTATGGTACGATGCAAAACAAAACTAACAGTTTTATGATGTATGTTAAAAAGCATAAACGTGGTTTATTCAGTGTTGCAGTTTGtgtaaaaagttattaaaatgctCAGCAACGTTAAGACATCCAGTTTCTTTTAGAGTTATTTTTTAGTACCATCCATGATAATCCCGCTGAGATCTTCCTTTTTCTGTCTTTGTTAGAAATGGCCTGGTTCCACCACGCGTTACAAGGCTCGGGCCAGCCGGATGGATCCATGATGCCCTCTGCAGTGGAAGATCTGTCCCATTCTCAGGTCTCCAAGCACACCATTACACAGTTAGGGATGTCTGATGGACAGGGTTGGTCAACTCTTCCCCCAGTTTCCATCACAGACTTTCCACCTGTTTCAGGAGGCATTGTTCCCCAACGTCTGGACGCACTGTCCTGCACATCCCTCAATGTGGGCTCCAGAGAAGACTCTGTGTTGCTGTCTTTCGTGACGCTGCAGGAGCAACGATGTGTAATAAGTTGGTTTTTAGGATGGAACGCTGTCCAGAAGCAACGCTTTCTGGAAGATCTGATTTCAAAGGCTGTGCCTGGAAAGGTGTCCAGTTTATTAGACCAACTCAACACACTGCAGGTGTTTAAGATGCCCTTTTCTTCATTGTGTGATACTCTTGTATGTAAAGGAATAgctgacccaaaaatgaacagaATTGGAGAAATGTAGAATTAAATCCCTTGCTCATCAGTGGTGAACGGGTGCTGTCAGAACAacaactgattaaaaacatcataataatccacagccTAGTAATACACACAACTCTTGTCCTTCAGTTAACATCTTTTCAGTTGAAACAAATTCATTATTACTGTGTTTTAAACACTTTCGGACAAAATACTAGTCCAacatccataataacacttcctccagtgtgAAAGTCCATGTCCTATTTTCCTCTCACATTAagatccaccaacatatttgtttagatctattctggattataaaaaaaaaatccacttgatttgttcatatttctctcctgattcagatgagacagaTTTTTCACTCAAGAAAGCAGCATTATGGAAAAAGGACttgaaaagaatatatattttaacagtaaGCAACAggttgaagttaaaaacatcttaataatgaATTTATTACAAACGTGCTTTTCTCTTACAAGACGTTACTTGATGGACTTGAGTCGTGTTGATTACTTATGGAAAATCGAGATcagcttttatcagctgttaatGGATATATTTATGCATCTATCTGACACAATCAGATCATGCTAAGCAGGTTCATATGTATGATAACATGGATATCTTCTTTGTCTCTGCATTTCAGGTGAATGATCGCCCACCTAATATTTTTGAATGCCAGTTAAGGCTGTGGACTCAGTGGTTTGAATCATGGAGTGAGGAGGAGAGAAATGCCTTTTTGAACAGCTTAGAGGAGAAGGATCCAGCCTTTGTTGCATTCTTCTATAACCGAGTTGCTGGAACAGCAGGCAGAGATTGAGCGAGTTTGTacaatgtttcttgttttttttcactCTTCAAAATGAAACCGAAACCAAGTCCTGAAGTAGACTGTTCTACTGTTAAAAAGAGTTttgaacagcattgtttgttatgCATGTGACTAGTTTTCAAGCACTGATGACCCCGTTTAGATGCAAAAAATCttgttataaagttttttttttctaaacgtgttttttttttctaaaaataaataaataaatgcatttcactaTTTATGTTTCCTCTGCATGGATTATCTTCTACAAGATTCACATTCATACTCTCTTGATGTTGAactgacagttcacccaaaaatgagaattttgtcattgtttactgaccctcatgttgttccaatcctTGTATAGGCATGTATATGTTTTTCTTCTgcagaaaagaagatattttaaaacagTTCTGGTTACCGttgactaataataaatatatatatatatatgtatatatatatatatatatatataatttccactgaataaatgaaaacactgaaacattttgCAAAGTATCTTTAATGTTCCAAGTAAGAGAGTAAGTCAaaatgagggtgtgtaaattatGACTGGCTTTTCATTTCTGCATGAATCATCCTTTTAAAGGTTAAAAAAGACCAacatattagaaaaatatttgtctttcaaataaagatgatttattaaaagtaaagATGTCATTCTAGCATGCAGTTCCAAGTAATAAGCTGAAATATCTAAagcagaaagcattttctttGGATGCAAAACGAACTCCTATTATCTGGAGATCACTGCTTGAGCCAGTCGGTGGATTGAGGTTGCTTAAAGATCAAGGGAGGCTCATTTAAATTCGTATCACTGCAGGTTTCAATATATGGATGGATTTTTCCCTGCAGCACATTGCCAGTGAAGCTAAAGATTTCAAGCTTCCTCTCTGCATCATAAAAAGTGACCTTATTGTTTCTAAAATCCAACAGGACCCCGATTACAGAAAGTTCACCAGTTTTTAGTTGAACATTCCTGTCAGCCATGGCTATAAGATTTGAAGCTCTTTTCTTCAGAATGACCCAGTAGCCAACTGAAGGGCCATATGTCAGAATACCTTTTCTCTGAGCGGACGCCCTGGCTGCACCCACAACATAACAATTCTTTCCAGTCACACCTATTTCCCAGTAATATTTTCCAGAATCATATCCGTCTTTTCCGAGAGCTGCAATAGCTGTGTCGTAGCGCTCCGGAGTGTCAGGTACAGACTGAGGGAGTAAAGAGGGGCGTGCTTCTTTCACATCCCGTGACAAGACCAGTCTGCGGTGGGCAGTGTTTGCATCAAGATCCGGCCATACTGACGTGGACACACAGACAGAAGTTTTTATGTTTGATTGCAATTTTATTATTGTCtgactaattgtttttttttttttattgcatattataaACAGATTGAGATCACAAACTTACCACCCGTAGGGCGTTCATATTTTTGTAGAGTTTCTAGATAAAAGAGTCATAAACAAAATTAATTGTGAAAATAAAGCTAGTAATACTTTTTGcttagataaaataaatatctcaccCTCAAGTTCAGCCACTTTCTTTTGAGTCTCAGTcaggttttttttaagtttctcatTCTCACTGATCACAcctataagtgttttgaaaatattaaaacctcTCGGATCACCTTCTACACATACATGCAAAAGATTTTCGGTCTCGGGTCATCATTGCACCCCACTtaccatttaatttgtttttctcttcaTTAAGCTCGGCCTTTGTATCAGCGTATTGCTTTTGCAGTGTAGCAATTTCATTGTCCTTCTCCTGGAGTTTCTGGTCCTTCTTAGCAAGTTCTTGTTTTTTTGCTTCTAATGACTTTTCTAAATCTGATGAAAGGGATGAAAAAATACTTATTAGTCTTAgaaagttttgttttttgaacGCAATATAATGGAAATCTAAAGCTGCAGAGCACATTTTTAATCTGCTGATTGGGCAGtgtaaaagcatgtaaaaaaataataataataaaatactggaCGTGAACTTTATCATGAAATAGAGACTGTATTATCATGAAATATAGACCGTATTTTTGCTTCTGTGGTAGTTTTACTGCATTGTCATACCAGAAATTTGTTTCTGTAATTCATTTTTCTCCTCTGTAGCCTTTTGTAGTTCCTTTTCTAGTTtcttctgcttgagaactaaaaGAGCaagaaatattacaattacaaaattatataggatttttttttttatcaacaattCATTGCATTATTCAATGACTTCATTCTTACTCAAGTCTTGGTTTTCAGCATTTATCTCCTTTAGTCTGGCTTCAGTGTTAGCAAGTTGCTGGTCCTTCGTTTTAAGCTCTGCCTCTAGCTCTGGACAAAGAAAGTTAATATCAAGTAACATACATCAGTTGTGTGATTTGTAGATCATTATACTTTATCGGTAGCAAATCTTATTGACAATACACTGAATTTGACAATTATTGAATCAAATATTCATCTAAATTCAAGCGCAGGATGACCGTTTACTGACCTCTGTTTTTGTTCTTTACTTTTTCAAGCTCACTTTTCATGTTGCCCTGTTGTTTTTCCAATATATcaatcatttcatttttgttCTTCAGGGCCAGTTCCTTTTCAGCAAGCTCATTTTCCTgttttttcaatttcatttttaaatctgaAAACAAAATGCAGTCTGTTAGTAGTTTTAAATGAATGGTCAAATAGATTCCACCTTAGTATAACGGGTCAAATTTGATTTGAAAGACTGAGGTATGTCATCATTGGCACTACTGTCAGTTTGTTTCTCACATGCTGATCATTGCTTTTTTCATCTATTTATCAAGACCAACATGTCTAATCACTCCAGCAATCTTAAATATACTATAGTAACTTTATAACCAAGCTCATATCTCTGGTGTTTTGACAATGTGGTCATACCAGCAATTTCTTCTTGTAGTTTCTGCACTGTAAATTGTTTCTCCTCTTTGAGTTTCTTTAATTCATCATTCAGATTGTTCAGCTGTTTGACTGAAACGAAAGACACAAAGCTGGAATTCTTGGAATGACTAGTAATGCAAAGGTTACAGTATAACATGGATTCAAACATAAATGTTGGGTTGATTAGTTTTGCAATGTTGTCTTAATTCAGATTTTCTTACTCAAAGCAGCGTTTTCAGCGTTTGTGTTTTGCATCATCTCTTCAGTCTTAGCAAGTTGCTGGtcctttgttttaatttgtttctctagtgctgagaaaaaaaaatgacatgacattTGATAACAAAGCTATGTACAACGTTGAATGTGCATCATAACAtcttgtttaataaataaatcaaagttaTTTGTGAGGGTTTAACAGTGAAACTTACATGCAATCTTATCATCTGATTcttgttgcagttttttaaaaTTTCGTTTGCTTTGCTCGAGTTCCTTTTCTAGTTGTTGTATCCTGTCCTCTGTTCATGAAAAAGGAGCATACATTATTAACAACATCTTAGGTTAAAATGCAGAGTACATATCTGGTAGCTTAGGAAATATGCAGTTAGCCATTCCTGTGGTTAaattagttcaaccaaaaaattcAATTTTATCATCCTTTACTCACCCTAAAGTAAGTGTAGTTACctacaaaggaagatatttttaagaatgtgggtaactaaacagtttctggtctccactgacttccatggtattttcccccatactatggaagtcaatggagaccagCAACAGTTTGGTCAGTGGTCACTAACATTCATCAGAATTTCATCTACTTGcctcaacaaaagaaagaaactgtgagggtgagtaaatgatgactgaattgaCATTTTTTGgagaattatccctttaaaagatGTGTAAAATCACTTtcaacaaaatgattttttgGCACCTTTTCATATTTACTTACGCAGCTTTTCTGACAGTTCGCAGTTAGCCTGCAACAGCaaaatctctttttcttttttctgtatttcattcTCTAGTCCTGACCAACAAAAATACCTGTTTAGTTGTCTTTTACTCCAACAAATGATCAACAATCTTCTGATATTGATGCATTTAAGATGAACTTACTATTGATTTCCTTTGCATATTTCTGTTGCATTTGTTCTTGTGCTTGTTTTAGTTTGAACATTGATTCCTTTATAGACATTATTTTCAAGGCTGTATTAATGTataagaaaaacatttacatgaacacatttggcagacacttttaacaACGGTACACAATTCTCCAGTTTATGTGTTCCCTGAGAATCTCTGTGTTTTGCTAGCACCATGCTCTACTGGTTGAACTCACCCAGTCCAAGCCCTTTCTCTCCAGAGTTTTGCAACTCAGCcagcaaaacatttaatttatcttcCAGTTCTAAATGAAGAGAAGAACATCACTAAGTGTAAGACAATTTATTAAAGGTTTttttaaaggaagaaaaaaatgattacaaGAGTACATGAATGGGATTGTTAAAACTTACTTTTAATCTTTTCTGAATTATCTTCAGTTGGATTTTCTTGCAGCTTCCCTATATCAGTTAGTAACTCGAGTACAACCAGAGCTGTAACAGAACATTGTATTAGTGTGCAGTGGTCTCTCTTCAAATGAAGAAGTCCCAAAACTGGTAAAATGGGGTTAGACTCACTTTTGGCTGATATGGATCCCTCAGCTTTCAATTTCTGCTTTGCCTCCTCCAGTTCTCTCTTCTTTTCTTCCAATTGTAGTTTTAGTTCTAAGAAAAAGATAACCATATATTGAGAAAAAGGTCCAAAACATCTCAAATCCTAGTCCATATT of Carassius gibelio isolate Cgi1373 ecotype wild population from Czech Republic chromosome A2, carGib1.2-hapl.c, whole genome shotgun sequence contains these proteins:
- the LOC127933289 gene encoding apoptotic chromatin condensation inducer in the nucleus-like isoform X3 — translated: MADLEDVTLDGRPLHSLRVADLKAALEERGLPKSGQKNALIKRLKGALMLENLQKTSTQHIGLQPNSRIGEEMSQNSFIKQYLAKQQELLRQRLEREAREAAETDGTDHEDHTEANDSICAAPNQDVAPSLADQHKGGTAVSGGFGVTGSESVELTEKETPGQPSPSTPAKPSAIASLSVRVVDERGPTSSHVPADSDDGEGGDDNDDDEEEWNANVQRSRRAQPPKSQPVRERSGSSQQQQQPPPQHIPLLSQQLRQPTPPPSPPPELSFPLPDTPKQSPPSPGESPSRQRISSSSSSGSSSSDSRSSSPEPAGDSTERRPGPLTLLARKMESEGAFSGAGKHDREGMDGQRSHHEGVVSAIMHTANAASVLSYPSSVISNQGVGVVRSVMVEKSDGTKQVESSHLLWEQENKKRERPREQQRQLKALEKEKALEEERAQVLERERQEQEEALKRERALQRERVEKEKALQQAREEKEKLEREQALERERERFEREQALERERQKKERLERERQEALERERLERERLEKERQEREQALERERLEKERLEKERQEREQVLERERLERERLEKERLEREQALERERLERERLEKERQEREQALERERLERERLEKERQEREQVLERERLEREQLEKERLEREQALERERLERERLEKERQEREQALERERLEKERLDREQALERERLERERLEKERQEREQVLERERLERERLEKERQERERQEKEQALERERQEKEKQEREQALEKERLERETALEKERQEMERAKEQERLEKEKALERERHEREAALERKRQEQDRIEKKKAEEERELALEKEREEQERALKEEQKRVQEEKETALKHEKEEEREKERESCLPLLKRGRDIGGLSYPVPHAASLERPTEKPDESETGEPQSTGKDAGSTEPVPQQSPIAATQLSPQSSSKKSRFLRDRPLTTPLPSSPTSVLKRPRTFSDSPMPQAPSIPLTLKSKEKDAAHVRQTSVLVSVPHELESKTLKVSAQTHAPQEEEKMETSEDSEASKDTKRKTVRRVEDKEESPLPPPEEKKRGRVREKKEVEKKVSQSSSSSDSSSSDSDSGSSSSSHSSSSSSSSEEEEKSHSTSDGRKKPCRELQDEKETRGRKDDIDEDDTNKDTTSVEVKEAVMAEPEKVPESSEESTTPKTFSARRISLGSSKPSPGVVSSEGEAEAASSAGAGRKRRWGSSTAVTAKKPSISITTDSLKSLIPDIKPALGQEAVLDLHPEEIQLSGEEDGGERGDQDLKIRRTVTQVVPSDTQENGQKESKRSEDEEERSEGQDRMSQEEKMESSIQVSMETDPLSPGRDVDIKTVSPSDTLIRRSISQQKSGVSVTIDDPVRTAKQPSPPRGKMSNIVHVCNLVRPFTLGQLKELLNRTGTVVEDSFWIDKIKSHCYVTYSSAEEAMATRTALHGVKWPQSNPKFLNVDFCTQEELDFHRGLGPAGEKPTEESRGAVAAGPGRPVPPPLLPERDQWAEREREMERRERARAEREWDRDKVRDFSKAGEEREAGARRSRSRDRERRRKERGKSKERKTDKKEKVAEDPPAKLLDDLFRKTKAAPCIYWLPLTEEQAAQRVAARAERMREREKRRKEMEEENKKREEEQREKVKTSVPTGGEGDRDRDRERDRDRGREREREGDKRKEGYRRPGGNSASGSRRSRSRSDPPPRERRR
- the LOC127933289 gene encoding apoptotic chromatin condensation inducer in the nucleus-like isoform X2, translated to MADLEDVTLDGRPLHSLRVADLKAALEERGLPKSGQKNALIKRLKGALMLENLQKTSTQHIGLQPNSRIGEEMSQNSFIKQYLAKQQELLRQRLEREAREAAETDDHEDHTEANDSICAAPNQDVAPSLADQHKGGTAVSGGFGVTGSESVELTEKETPGQPSPSTPAKPSAIASLSVRVVDERGPTSSHVPADSDDGEGGDDNDDDEEEWNANVQRSRRAQPPKSQPVRERSGSSQQQQQPPPQHIPLLSQQLRQPTPPPSPPPELSFPLPDTPKQSPPSPGESPSRQRISSSSSSGSSSSDSRSSSPEPAGDSTERRPGPLTLLARKMESEGAFSGAGKHDREGMDGQRSHHEGVVSAIMHTANAASVLSYPSSVISNQGVGVVRSVMVEKSDGTKQVESSHLLWEQENKKRERPREQQRQLKALEKEKALEEERAQVLERERQEQEEALKRERALQRERVEKEKALQQAREEKEKLEREQALERERERFEREQALERERQKKERLERERQEALERERLERERLEKERQEREQALERERLEKERLEKERQEREQVLERERLERERLEKERLEREQALERERLERERLEKERQEREQALERERLERERLEKERQEREQVLERERLEREQLEKERLEREQALERERLERERLEKERQEREQALERERLEKERLDREQALERERLERERLEKERQEREQVLERERLERERLEKERQERERQEKEQALERERQEKEKQEREQALEKERLERETALEKERQEMERAKEQERLEKEKALERERHEREAALERKRQEQDRIEKKKAEEERELALEKEREEQERALKEEQKRVQEEKETALKHEKEEEREKERESCLPLLKRGRDIGGLSYPVPHAASLERPTEKPDESETGEPQSTGKDAGSTEPVPQQSPIAATQLSPQSSSKKSRFLRDRPLTTPLPSSPTSVLKRPRTFSDSPMPQAPSIPLTLKSKEKDAAHVRQTSVLVSVPHELESKTLKVSAQTHAPQEEEKMETSEDSEASKDTKRKTVRRVEDKEESPLPPPEEKKRGRVREKKEVEKKVSQSSSSSDSSSSDSDSGSSSSSHSSSSSSSSEEEEKSHSTSDGRKSKVVQKDSSQATKKLGQTVAEKPPTAQRKKIVFTEQEEKDMGNEDVIQTKKPCRELQDEKETRGRKDDIDEDDTNKDTTSVEVKEAVMAEPEKVPESSEESTTPKTFSARRISLGSSKPSPGVVSSEGEAEAASSAGAGRKRRWGSSTAVTAKKPSISITTDSLKSLIPDIKPALGQEAVLDLHPEEIQLSGEEDGGERGDQDLKIRRTVTQVVPSDTQENGQKESKRSEDEEERSEGQDRMSQEEKMESSIQVSMETDPLSPGRDVDIKTVSPSDTLIRRSISQQKSGVSVTIDDPVRTAKQPSPPRGKMSNIVHVCNLVRPFTLGQLKELLNRTGTVVEDSFWIDKIKSHCYVTYSSAEEAMATRTALHGVKWPQSNPKFLNVDFCTQEELDFHRGLGPAGEKPTEESRGAVAAGPGRPVPPPLLPERDQWAEREREMERRERARAEREWDRDKVRDFSKAGEEREAGARRSRSRDRERRRKERGKSKERKTDKKEKVAEDPPAKLLDDLFRKTKAAPCIYWLPLTEEQAAQRVAARAERMREREKRRKEMEEENKKREEEQREKVKTSVPTGGEGDRDRDRERDRDRGREREREGDKRKEGYRRPGGNSASGSRRSRSRSDPPPRERRR